One window of the Zea mays cultivar B73 chromosome 3, Zm-B73-REFERENCE-NAM-5.0, whole genome shotgun sequence genome contains the following:
- the LOC103651423 gene encoding phospholipase A1-II 1, with amino-acid sequence MSLIRGMGNVAKRWKELNGLNYWKGLVDPLDLDLRRNIINYGELSQATYTGLNRERRSRYAGSCLFNRRDFLSRVDVSNPNLYEITKFIYAMCTVSLPDGFMVKSLSKAAWSRQSNWMGFVAVATDEGKELLGRRDVVVAWRGTIRMVEWVDDLDISLVPASEIVLPGSAANPCVHGGWLSVYTSADPGSQYNKESARHQVLNEVKRIQDLYKPEETSITITGHSLGAALATINATDIVSNGYNRSCCPVSAFVFGSPRVGNLDFQKAFDSAADLRLLRVRNSPDVVPKWPKLGYSDVGTELMIDTGESPYLKAPGNPLTWHDMECYMHGVAGAQGSSGGFELLVDRDVALVNKHEDALRNEFAVPPSWWVVQNKGMVKGKDGRWHLADHEEDDD; translated from the exons ATGAGTCTCATAAGAGGGATGGGCAACGTTGCCAAGAGATGGAAAGAACTCAATGGCTTGAATTACTGGAAGGGCCTAGTTGATCCGCTCGACCTCGACCTCCGTAGGAACATCATCAACTACGGTGAGCTCTCCCAGGCAACCTACACCGGGCTGAACAGGGAGAGAAGATCAAGGTACGCTGGGTCTTGCCTCTTCAACCGCAGAGACTTCCTCAGCAGGGTGGATGTATCAAACCCGAACCTGTATGAGATCACGAAGTTCATATACGCGATGTGCACTGTCAGCTTACCTGACGGGTTCATGGTCAAGTCTCTCTCAAAGGCTGCATGGAGCAGGCAGTCGAATTGGATGGGGTTTGTTGCAGTAGCTACGGACGAGGGCAAGGAACTGCTTGGGAGGCGGGACGTGGTGGTGGCGTGGCGTGGCACCATACGGATGGTAGAGTGGGTCGATGATCTTGATATTTCCTTGGTGCCTGCTTCGGAAATAGTTCTTCCAGGCAGCGCAGCCAACCCCTGTGTGCATGGAGGGTGGCTTTCAGTCTACACGAGTGCTGATCCAGGGTCACAGTACAACAAAGAGAGCGCAAGACATCAG GTGTTAAACGAGGTGAAAAGGATACAGGATCTGTACAAGCCAGAGGAGACGAGCATCACCATAACAGGCCACAGCCTAGGAGCAGCACTTGCCACCATCAACGCAACCGACAtcgtctccaacggctacaacagGAGCTGCTGCCCTGTGTCCGCGTTCGTATTCGGGAGCCCCAGAGTCGGAAACCTTGATTTCCAGAAGGCGTTCGACAGCGCGGCGGACCTGAGGCTGCTCCGCGTCCGGAACTCTCCCGACGTGGTCCCCAAATGGCCAAAGCTAGGGTACAGTGATGTCGGCACAGAGCTGATGATCGACACAGGAGAATCGCCGTACCTGAAGGCCCCTGGAAACCCCCTGACATGGCATGACATGGAGTGCTACATGCACGGGGTCGCTGGGGCTCAGGGGAGCAGCGGAGGGTTCGAGCTGTTGGTCGATCGGGACGTTGCTTTGGTGAACAAGCATGAAGATGCCCTGAGAAATGAGTTCGCTGTCCCACCGTCGTGGTGGGTGGTGCAGAACAAAGGTATGGTGAAAGGCAAGGATGGCCGGTGGCATCTGGCCGaccatgaggaggatgatgactgA
- the LOC103651424 gene encoding phospholipase A1-II 2 produces the protein MFVTGDMAAQWKELQGSNHWEGLLDPLDVGLRRCLVTYGEMIMATYEAFIGESRSPNAGMCRYRRADLFQRVDVSHPGWYEATRYLYATASAEVRGKVLLRPLCRERCARECNWMGYVAVATDEGAAALGRRDIVVAWRGTQRALEWVADLKLALASAAGILGPEGGGGGSGGSDPSVHRGYLSLYTSDYEGSNLSKQSARMQVLTEIVRLMDKYKGEETSITVVGHSLGATMATLNAVDIAANAYNKIPGYDSRRAPVTAIVFGSPRTGDQDFRDVFHRTPDLRMLRVRNRPDRIPHYPPVGYADVGVELLIDTRRSPFLKHHGSESQSHDLEVHLHGIAGWQGDRGGFELVVDRDVALVNKFDDCLADEYPVPVRWKVHHNKSMVKGGDGRWVLEDHDPDYEDEDGNINL, from the exons ATGTTCGTCACCGGCGACATGGCCGCGCAGTGGAAGGAGCTGCAGGGCAGCAACCACTGGGAGGGCCTGCTGGACCCGCTCGACGTGGGCCTCCGGCGTTGCCTCGTCACCTACGGCGAGATGATCATGGCCACGTACGAGGCGTTCATCGGCGAGAGCCGGTCCCCGAACGCCGGGATGTGCCGGTACCGCCGCGCCGACCTGTTCCAGCGCGTGGACGTGTCCCACCCGGGGTGGTACGAGGCCACGCGGTACCTCTACGCCACGGCCAGCGCCGAGGTGCGTGGGAAGGTGCTCCTCCGGCCGCTCTGCCGGGAGCGCTGCGCCAGGGAGTGCAACTGGATGGGGTACGTCGCCGTCGCCACGGACGAGGGCGCCGCCGCGCTCGGGCGCAGGGACATCGTCGTGGCGTGGCGCGGCACGCAGCGCGCGCTCGAGTGGGTGGCCGACCTCAAGCTCGCGCTCGCCTCGGCGGCGGGTATCCTGGGtccggagggcggcggcggcggcagcggcggctcTGACCCGTCAGTGCACCGCGGGTACCTGTCGCTTTACACGTCGGACTATGAAGGCTCCAACCTGAGTAAGCAGAGCGCCAGGATGCAG GTGTTGACAGAGATCGTTAGGCTAATGGACAAATATAAAGGCGAGGAAACCAGCATCACCGTCGTCGGCCACAGCCTCGGCGCGACAATGGCCACCCTGAACGCTGTCGACATCGCCGCCAACGCCTACAACAAGATCCCGGGGTACGACAGCCGCCGTGCTCCGGTTACGGCCATTGTGTTCGGCAGCCCACGCACGGGGGACCAAGACTTTCGGGACGTCTTCCACCGCACCCCGGACCTCCGGATGCTCCGCGTCCGGAACAGGCCAGACCGCATCCCTCACTACCCGCCCGTGGGCTACGCTGACGTGGGCGTCGAACTGCTCATCGACACGCGGCGGTCGCCGTTCCTCAAGCACCACGGCAGTGAGTCGCAGTCGCACGACCTCGAGGTCCACCTGCACGGCATCGCCGGCTGGCAGGGCGACCGCGGCGGGTTCGAGTTGGTGGTGGACCGGGACGTTGCACTAGTGAACAAGTTCGACGACTGCCTCGCCGATGAGTACCCCGTGCCTGTGCGCTGGAAGGTACACCACAACAAGAGCATGGTGAAGGGAGGCGACGGCAGGTGGGTCTTGGAGGACCATGACCCTGATTACGAAGACGAGGATGGCAACATCAACTTGTAG